GCAGCGCCGCCATGCGCCGGGCGCTCAACCACGAGCGCGAGTGGTGCCGCACCGGCACGGGCCCCACCTTGGTCTCGAAGTCGAAGCGCAGCAGCACCACCGGCTCTTCGCGCAGCGGCGGGGCGGGCTCCACTCGCAGCCACCCCGTCCCGCTCCGCCCATGCCGGCCCAGCGAGACCTGATAGGCGAGCACCTCGCCTTCCGCGAAGGGGCGCTCCCCGCCAGGCTCCTGGGTTCGAGCCGCTGGCGCCAACCCCAGCAGTCCCACGAGCAGGAGCGCCGCCCGGAGAGGGACGGTGGGGCGGAGGGCATTCCATGGAGGGTGAATGGGGTCGGGCATGGGGCACTCCGCTCGGGTACGCCCACCTTCTCTTCAATCCATATGCCGCGAACGGCGGCGGCCAGGGCACTCCCAGGGGGAGACACGCACGCGTGCCGGGGACGCAAGTCCTGCGCGGGAACCCACCTCCGCGCAGACCGTGCATGTCCCCAGGCCATTCCTCCCTGGGGAGTCGCGTTGGCTCACACCTTGCTCTGACGTCCGCACGTCAAGACAAAGGAAGACATCATGAGAACCACCAACCTCGTAGCAACCCTCGCCGCGATGCTCCTGGGAGCGTCTGGCGTTGCGCACGGCGCGGAAGTCCTCCGGACGGACAACGCGCGGATGGACGTGGGCGGCAGGCTGCAACTCCTGGGCTTCGGCCAGAAGCTCGAGGATGGGCAGCGCAGCGACGAGCGGCTCTACCTGTTCCTCAAGCAGGGTCGGCTCAGCCTCTCGGGCAACGTCGATGCGTGGCGGTACAGGGTGATGATCGCGATGGGTGGCGAGGATGAGATCAAGGCCCCCACGCCGGGAATCTCGCTGGGCCTGCTGGACATGTACGTGGATGTTCCGCTGAGCTTCCTCGGCAACACCTACGTGAGGGTGGGCCAGTTCAAGGTGCCCTACGGCCGTGAGCGGCTCACCGACTCGGGCTCGCTGCTCTTCGCGGACCGCTCCATCCAGAACATGGCCTTCCGCGTGGGCCGGGACGTGGGCGCGGCCTTCTACACCCAGCTGGGCCCCGCGGTGGCGGGCCTCGGCATCTTCACGGGCGGAGGCAGGGACATCCCCGAGCGGTACCTGCCGCAGACGCTCGGCACCCCGATGGTGGTGCTCCGCGCGGGCTTCGACGGCGGGCTCGGCGAGGACGTCTTCGCGACGCGGATGACCCAGGACGTGCCCGACAAGGCTCAGCTGGCCTTCTTCGTCAACGGCCTCTACGTGAAGGACTCGCTGGTGGGCCACTCGACGGTGTTCAACACCAAGCCCGCGGAGAAGTCGCTCCTGCTGAACGGAAACTGGAACCCGTTCGTCGGTCAGGCGCCCTACAACCTGGGCAAGCTGTGGCAGGTCGGTGCCGACATCGCGATGCGCGCTCCCGCGGGCCCGGGCGTCCTCTCGGCGGAGGTGGAGGGCAACTTCGGCGTCTACCAGAATGACTACGGAGACCTGCGCGTCCCGGGCGGCCGGGCCCAGGTGGCGTACCAGTGGAAGCCCGTGGAGGTCGCGCTCCGGTATGCCTTCATCCGGCCAGACGACCGCTTCGCCGTGGGTGAGGCGCCCATCACCGGCACGCGCGCCATCCAGGAGGTGACACCCTCGCTGACCTACAGCTTCAAGGGCTTCAACGCGAAGATCATCATGGACCTGCCCATCCTGCTGGGGACTCCGGTCATCTTCGAGGAGTCGGTGGGCTCGTATCTCCTGCTGGAGCAGCCGGACCAGACGGCGCTGCTGAAGAAGGGCGCGCCCATCTCGAGGCAGAACGTCGTCGAGGGACGGTTGTTGGTCCAGGCGAGCTTCTGACAGCCCCTCGCGGCCGGCCGGGGCCCCGGCTCACTCCCCGGCCCCGCCCGCCTCCTCGTCCTCTTCCGGTCCCTGGCGCCAGTCCGGGGACTGGAGTTGGGAGAGCATCTCCCGGGCCTCGCTGAAGTCGGGAGCCAGGGCCAGCGCCCGCTCGAAGCACTCCAACGCCCGAGCATCCTGCCGCAGGCGCACATGGCACATCCCCTGGTTGAAGTACGTGCCCGGCTCCTCGTCGCACAGCCGCAGCGAGTGCTCGAAGAACGTCAGGGCCTGCTCGGGACGGTCCATCACGTAGAGCAGTATCCCCAGGTGGAAGGCCAGGTCCTCCTCCTCCGCGCCGAGCGGGTAGTCCGTCTCCCACACCTGCTGGATGGCCCAGCACACCTCCTGCCGC
This is a stretch of genomic DNA from Archangium violaceum. It encodes these proteins:
- a CDS encoding porin, with product MRTTNLVATLAAMLLGASGVAHGAEVLRTDNARMDVGGRLQLLGFGQKLEDGQRSDERLYLFLKQGRLSLSGNVDAWRYRVMIAMGGEDEIKAPTPGISLGLLDMYVDVPLSFLGNTYVRVGQFKVPYGRERLTDSGSLLFADRSIQNMAFRVGRDVGAAFYTQLGPAVAGLGIFTGGGRDIPERYLPQTLGTPMVVLRAGFDGGLGEDVFATRMTQDVPDKAQLAFFVNGLYVKDSLVGHSTVFNTKPAEKSLLLNGNWNPFVGQAPYNLGKLWQVGADIAMRAPAGPGVLSAEVEGNFGVYQNDYGDLRVPGGRAQVAYQWKPVEVALRYAFIRPDDRFAVGEAPITGTRAIQEVTPSLTYSFKGFNAKIIMDLPILLGTPVIFEESVGSYLLLEQPDQTALLKKGAPISRQNVVEGRLLVQASF